The stretch of DNA CGGCGTGCAGCGGCGGGGCTCCGCTACGCCCGGCGGTGCCTGCCCGTCCGGCCCTTCGCTCTCACTGCCGGCGGTGGCGCTGGGGATCGAGCTGAACGACCTCGCCAACGCCTTATGACGCCTCGCCTCCTGCGATGCCACCATGCCCGAGGGGCCGGCGCCCGACCTGCCGCCAGGCGTCCGTGCTCGGCGAAGCAATTCAGCACGAGCTTCGCCTCGCCACTCCCCGCGGCACTCGCCCCGCGGCAGCCGCCATGGGTCCCTGCGGCGAGAGGGCGAAGATCCGCTGCCCCCGCTGTGCCCCATCCACCTAGAGCCCTCTCAGCGCATATCGCCTCGCTCCTCGCCCCGAGTGTCGCCCCACGGCAGCCGCCATGGGTCTCTGCGGCGGGGCAGCGAGGAGATAgccaccatctccttccccaTCCACCTGGAGCCATCGCCGCGCCCGTCGCCGAGGGGTAGCCGGCACGGGTCGCTGCGGAAAGAGGGGGACGAGTCTCCGGGACCCACCCACCTGGAGCCCcgcgtggtggtggcgctgcccGCTCGCGTGCACACACTGCCACTGCCCCTCGGTGACGGGGACTACATCGCTCTCTCCCCTCTCGGCACGCCCATGCTGACCACCCCCGTCTCTcccaccacgcccacgcccatgATGACGCCCACGCCCGCCACGCCCCTCTCACCCGTGCTTCCGAGGATCATCTCCACCAACTGGGAGTCGCTGGGAGCCTACGACCCCTACAGGTAGTGCCCGCGCCCTCACCCCCGCCCGCGAGCCCGCCGATCCTGATCCCAGCCCGCCCGGCCACCGCCACTCTGGATGTTCAATGTACTGTCACGCACCCCACTACCCCCTCCCCGCTCGCCGTCCCCACCGTGTTCCCCTCCACGGCTGAGGCTCTGCAgcgccccctccccccaacctGTATGCCACCGTGACGCGGCACACCTGGCCAGCACTCACCTGAAGCAGCGCTGGCCGCCTTCCCCATGTCTGTCCCCACACCCCTCAGTCGACCGCTACTGGAGTCGATCTGTCgggttgttttccttcttggtatcagatcttcctgtttctcccttccttgcACTATGTCCTGCCCCACTGTCGTCCCACGCCCTGCCACCGTTGCCATAGGACCAGCTAAGCCCTTACTCACTTGCTACCACACCTGTTGAACgtttcgctgttgttgttgtggtcgaCGTCAactttgtcgtcgtcgtcgtcagcGTCTTCCTGtcagcgaggaggaagaggtcgtCGTAAGTACTTGCTGGATCAAAAGTAAAGTTAACGTGCCCTGTATCggatccctctcctctccctcactctccctcactctccctcaccttaAATATCATCCAGTCCTCCCTCCATATCCTTAAAAAGCTCGGAattctcccattcctcctcctcctcctcctcctcctcctcctccactcgttGGTTGGCCTGCTCGTGTTCCCTCGACCGCACGGTGCCGCCTTGCATGTGCCACAGGTGGTCTCTGTAGCCCAGGTGTGTTGATTGCCTTGCAGGTGCCCGGCGACCACTGCCCAGGTGACTCGTTGTTTGGTGTTCATACTTAAATGTTTTGATTCTCCTTCTCTGGACTGCCGTAGATATCATTAGCTTCGAcgtattcattattgttattactattattattattattattattattattattattattattattattattattactattattattgtcgttatttttattgttattattattattgctctctTTTTATGTTATTGTCATATTCCACGACCACGATTGTATGTAAGTTTAAATGATTATCATAAATAAGCTTTCGTAATGTTACTGCGCACGTgcgtgtgttcctgtgtgtgtgtgtgtgtgtgtgtgtgtgtgtgtgtgtgtgtgtgtgtgtcagcagtgTTGGTACGCCTGTGATAGAGTACCCGGatactcttatctctctctctctctctctctctctctctctctctctctctctctctctctctctctctctctctctctctctctctctctctctctctctctctctctctctctctcttagaaaacTTGATACCTTACATAAATGGTTTATGAGTTAGCGAGGTGAGTCTCTGAATATGTGTAGGTGTGCCAAGGTGAGGTAAGGAGATGAGGTACAGTTTAATACATAGTATGACGAttaactatgagagagagagagagagagagagagagagagagagagagagagagagagagagagagtaacattcATTATACAGCATTAAGTTGGGTCGTACATATCGGGGCGCACGGCGATAAGATTACTGAGGTGGAAGAAGGCGGTGCCAAGGTGTATCAGCAGTGAGTGTGGTAGTCGTGGCGGCGGCTGTCGTAGGGTGAATAATGacattgtgttgtgtgtgagtgtatgtgtgtgtgtgtgcgtgttatgTGCGGTGAGGCCTatggtggatggaggaggaagaggagaatggaaagGAGGGCGTCCCTCAGCAAGGCCCTCAATCCCCGTCTTCAGAGGATGTGGTAGACAGATCCGCAGCGCCCGGACGCCGCTCCAGCAGCAAACCCTCCTCTGCCACCCTCCAGCTGACAGCAGCTCCCCAACGGACAGTTTTGCCTCGGTGAAAGCTCGAAACAGCAGATCCAGTGTGCGGGGCCCGAGGTTGCTGGTGAATCGTCGCTCACGCAGCGTCAAAACCAAGCCCAGACGGGCCAGGCTGTCCAGGACAATCTCTATTCACGAATCCTTTGCCACACAGAGGTTCAGCCTTCACCTGGAACCGACACACTGGCCACTCGCGCCCCGCATCGTGTCCGTCAGCAACACAGATTCCTGGGAGTCTGACACGAACCACCACCTCCCCGGCGCCGCTAATCACTTTGATCGCCGCAAGGTTTCTGCCCCGCAGAGGACGCCTAGCAGGCATGGGAGGGCAAGGGCAGACAAGACATCTGCTGTGTCTAGGAACAGTTTAGTGGCTGGCAAGGCAGAGACCCACAGCAGGTATGAaaggtctgtggtggagggcgtGGTTGCCGGGGAAGCAGCTCCTGAGCACCCTCGGTTGGTGCGCTACATCGCCCAGCCTGCCAAACTCAGTCCCGCCCGAAACCCTTCCATCCGGCTGGATCTCCTCAAGGATGGCCATGCAGAAGGGATCAAGTCGGACGCCCACAGTAAGGGTTCCCCGTCCATGGCTCGCCGCATTCGGGCAAGTCTCCGCTGGAAGAAGCCTCGCAAGGGTGAGGAGACCCCGGGCTTGAGACGCGGAGCTGTCCGGCGCTCGACCACCACTGTCACTGAGCACACAGGAGCCAAGCTTTTATTTGTGCCCAGGGACGACGCTGGCCAGGTACACGTCCAACCAGAGGCCGTGAGGGACGTGCAGGGCGAGGAACAGCTTCTCCACCACGACCAGGATCAGCACAGGTAGTGGTCCGTCTTCCTTGTCGACTGTGGTAGAACCTTGATTATCCTGCCACGatcaccatgtgtgtgtgtgtgtgtgtgtgtgtgtgtgtgtgtgtgtgtgtgtctgtgtatgtgtctgtgtgcgtgcgtgcgtgcatgtgtgcgtgaaTGTGAGctcgcgtgcgtgtgtgcagctGTCGTTTCCTCGCGCGTGACACCACAAACCAACAACACACACGTCTGACCCGCTGCCGCCCGCCAGGGGAGCACTGGTGAGCCGGAAATCctcgccaccaccaacatcatcatGAAAACTTATCAAACTCAGTTCACACCAATTACTGACGCACATACTCGTGCGTAGAGCGATGCCAAGGGTGtaaacgcactcacacacacacacacacacacacacacacacacacacacacacacacacacacacaactttaccAAACTAAGTCAAACATGCATAATTATATACGTTGCACATTGATAAACAAATATTTACTCGCACCAACACACAGTATCGAAATAGTCACACTAGGAAAAATTGACCCTAGTGTGTCACAGAATAATGAACCACGATAAGAGTGTTGAGAAAGGAGCGCAGAGGGTAGCCACACTGATAGCCAGGCCGAAGCGTGCCGTGGGTGCACACTTATCTCCGCCTCAGTTTGTGTGGTGGCGTGAGTGTGGCTACTCCGTgctgcctccctcacccttgcgcctctccctcctcatctccaGCATCTTGAGTGCAGCCTTTCAACCTTTCTGACCTCTTGTAATCAACCAGGGATCTGTGTTCTCTTGTAAGTCCTTTCCGCTGCGCCGCCGCCCCCAGCACTGCCTCCTGGCCGCCCCGGATTCCTGTGTTTACTTTGTGCCTCGCTCTTGGGAATCTCGGGCGAGGGTTCACTGGACACGCCCAAGTTTGTTTAATCTCCTGGAAGTAGTGTGCCTCGTAGCTCTCCCCGCCGAGCCTCCTGAAAGAGAACTAGACAGGCGGGGTGTGTTAATGCAAAATCAGCCCACCTGCGTACCTGTGGATCGGACAGGTGAGACAAGCGGAGGCAGAGGTGAGGCGGCAAGCAAGCAGGAACTCCCTCATCTCACAGGTGCGTGGCAAGCGAGTAGAGATGGAGGAGGCAGATAAGAAGGAATACTGTCCAATCCATTGCCATCAAGATAAAGCGGAACTCTTGTAGAAAAGACGGGTTGAGATTTGGGCTCAGGAaagatttctctctcctttctcacatCGCATCACGTGGAGCGACTGAACCGGAGGGACCTTGAAATAAACCCTCAGAAACGCTCGCATCGACTTAGCATATCGTTTATCGTTGAGGCAACCTGGAGAAATAAATAATCCCACCTTGACGGGAAAGAAACACGGCAGGGAATTCCAACAACACATACTGCTGACGTCGCCCACGAGaggagtgtgagggaggaaggaaaggagagaggagcggCGAGGCGAGGGGAGTCTCCAGGAAGCCCAAGCAGTGTTGACAGAGGCAGCTAGAATTGTTTACACATCCCACGCTGACCTTGATAGTGAGCCGTTCACCGCCGCTATAAATCTGATTGCTGAGTGCCGCTCTTTCTTCCCCGTGTGGTGAGGCAAGAATACCAGTCCACCGCACCTGACGCCTCTACCCATACTCACCTGAGCTTCTTACCTGCGCCACGCTATAGGATTCAGGAATTCATGATAACAAAGGTGGAAAAAAGTGTGATGTTGCAAGTCTACCTGTCCACTTGCCTGCCTCCCTTACACCTTTATTTACACCTGTACCAGTCCTTACCTGAGCCGTGTGGGAGATTAAGGAGTCAGTGCtcaagaaagggagaaaagtgcAATGTAGCAACGATCAAGTGTTCCTGTCCACGCGTCAGCTCCCCTATACATGTGCCCACACCTGTTCCCTTCCTTACCTGACATAGCTGGAAAATTTAACGTAAAATCAGGTAATCAATAAATGAGCGGAAAAAAGAGGACTTGAAGTAGCTGGAAGGGTATTATCAGTAAACAAAAGAGCATCAAGTGTATAATTTAGCTGGACCTCCTAAACACCCATTACGGGAAGGGAATTAACGAGACTCACATTTTATCGTGCCACTAACTCTCGAACTACTCGTTAAACACCTTAACTCTGCCGCGCAAAGGCGAGACGCTTGTAATGCCGAGGTGGAGCGGAAcgcaggaagaaagggagaaaaaaataaacataatgcgAAAAAGACAactggtatagaaaaaaaagacagtagcTACCAGTGACGTGTGAGTTTCACCTGCGATTCCTGAGTGTAATTAACCGTGGCTAATGCGTAATGGAAGCAACGACTCACCTGAACAGTGTCTCGATAACTCCCTAATTAAGGCTCCCGGATACCTGTGCTCACCTCTGGCAGTAATTAGACTTACCTGATCGTGCTTCATCCACCTTGCGGAACTTTTTGGGTGGGGTACAAGACACAAGTTAACGGCCTCGTACTCCTTTGTGGTTTGGTTCAGAGAGATGAAGAATACAAGGACGCTTATCGCAGAAATTCAAGAAAGAAATTGATGGGaataagaaatgataagaagaatagGAATTTAATTATGGCTGATTGGATGCAAGATGACGTGGTGAAGATCGAAAGCGTGTCAAGAGGAAACGCAGAtttaaaataataagaaatggaCTTGAGAATGTGATAATAAGAGAACAGAAGCAGAGGGAGAGAACAGAGGCAGGTGCGAAACCACAAAAGTCAAATACTTGTCActggaaaatattaaaagacaTGGCACGTTAGAgaacaatgagagaaaatgaggagcttgaatggaggtgaggagataaaaggaagagggacaTAAATCTTGGCGCAacaaaaggaagtaaagaagattAGAGACAGGATAAACCAGACGAAAGTAGGCGTGAAAACATAATGCGCTAAAGAAGGAggcaggaagaagaataagacaaaaacaagtgaatataaaaaaaaatcgaggcaaagaaagataagtacaagaaagaaaaaaaaaacaataacaaaacccgGACAATTCatagacaaaggaaagaagaaaactgaacaTTGAA from Portunus trituberculatus isolate SZX2019 chromosome 20, ASM1759143v1, whole genome shotgun sequence encodes:
- the LOC123506690 gene encoding uncharacterized protein LOC123506690, producing the protein MVDGGGRGEWKGGRPSARPSIPVFRGCGRQIRSARTPLQQQTLLCHPPADSSSPTDSFASVKARNSRSSVRGPRLLVNRRSRSVKTKPRRARLSRTISIHESFATQRFSLHLEPTHWPLAPRIVSVSNTDSWESDTNHHLPGAANHFDRRKVSAPQRTPSRHGRARADKTSAVSRNSLVAGKAETHSRYERSVVEGVVAGEAAPEHPRLVRYIAQPAKLSPARNPSIRLDLLKDGHAEGIKSDAHSKGSPSMARRIRASLRWKKPRKGEETPGLRRGAVRRSTTTVTEHTGAKLLFVPRDDAGQVHVQPEAVRDVQGEEQLLHHDQDQHSEGSRACDGVGGGRPP